In Leptospira kanakyensis, a genomic segment contains:
- a CDS encoding alpha-ketoglutarate-dependent dioxygenase AlkB family protein, with protein MHLFHKSESENLLPYDGVLLYIRDFLPTEEADQFFLSLLDGIEWKSDEAVLYGKHITTKRSVAWYAEKGFSYRYSGTTKTALPWSPLLLELKTKVELASKEKFNSCLLNLYHDGSEGMAWHSDDETSLRPNSTIASVSFGAERIFRYKHKKNGEQVELQLEHGSLLLMKDVIQRHWLHSLPKAMKVKRPRINLTFRQFGLV; from the coding sequence ATGCACTTATTTCACAAATCTGAATCTGAAAATCTTTTACCCTATGACGGGGTTTTGTTGTACATCCGGGATTTTCTCCCCACGGAGGAAGCAGATCAGTTTTTTCTCTCTCTTCTGGACGGGATCGAATGGAAGTCGGACGAAGCTGTTCTCTATGGAAAACACATTACTACCAAAAGGAGTGTGGCTTGGTATGCGGAAAAAGGATTTTCTTACCGTTATTCGGGAACTACAAAAACAGCACTACCTTGGTCTCCTTTACTTTTAGAATTAAAAACCAAAGTGGAGTTGGCATCAAAAGAAAAATTCAATTCTTGTCTTTTAAATTTATACCATGATGGAAGTGAAGGGATGGCCTGGCATAGCGATGATGAAACTTCGTTACGTCCTAATTCTACGATTGCTTCCGTCAGTTTTGGTGCCGAACGGATCTTTCGTTATAAACATAAAAAAAATGGAGAGCAGGTGGAGTTGCAGTTAGAACATGGAAGTTTGCTTTTAATGAAAGATGTCATCCAAAGGCATTGGTTGCATTCTCTTCCTAAGGCAATGAAGGTCAAACGACCGAGGATCAATTTAACCTTTCGTCAATTTGGATTGGTTTGA
- a CDS encoding DUF4269 domain-containing protein, with the protein MQSLQTNPFLGTDYLQFGNSKQQELARDLEEWKILKSLNGFKPTLAGTIPLDIDTDSSDVDILVKFNIPAHLQKICYAKFRNLPNYSFSEKTMALRVTLICRFETKRFQYEIFGQSVEPTDQYAWIHMMVENRFLTLADPTFRDEIRNLKKQGIKTEPAFCKVLDLKGDPYKTLLVWNQKSDEQFQELLLKRGFQTNPN; encoded by the coding sequence ATGCAATCCCTCCAAACCAATCCGTTTCTTGGTACAGACTACTTACAGTTCGGAAATTCCAAACAACAGGAATTAGCGAGGGACTTAGAGGAATGGAAAATTTTAAAATCTTTAAATGGATTCAAACCTACTTTGGCCGGAACCATTCCCTTGGATATTGATACAGATTCCAGTGATGTGGATATCTTAGTAAAATTTAATATTCCTGCTCACCTTCAAAAGATTTGTTATGCTAAGTTTCGAAATTTACCAAACTATAGTTTTTCTGAAAAAACAATGGCTCTTCGAGTCACTTTGATTTGTCGATTTGAAACGAAAAGATTTCAATATGAAATTTTTGGACAATCGGTGGAACCAACGGATCAGTATGCTTGGATTCATATGATGGTAGAAAATCGATTTTTAACATTGGCAGATCCAACATTCCGTGATGAGATTCGTAATCTAAAAAAACAAGGAATCAAAACAGAACCTGCGTTTTGTAAAGTATTGGATCTAAAGGGTGATCCTTATAAAACATTATTGGTATGGAATCAAAAATCGGATGAACAGTTTCAAGAATTACTTTTGAAAAGAGGGTTTCAAACCAATCCAAATTGA
- a CDS encoding SDR family oxidoreductase produces the protein MKSINSELPVVVTGGSGYIASWIVKYLLEDGKKVRATVRSLKDISKIAHLLELKEKYQDHLTLFEADLLLDGSFDKVIEGTELVIHTASPFFVAGVKDAQKQLIDPALKGTRNVLESCNRISSVKRVVLTSSVAAIHGDNIDSLQVPNQTFTEDHWNITSSLNHQPYAYSKTLAEKEAWEIQKKQTRWDLVVINPSFVMGPSLSKRMDGTSVEFMKNMLKGVFRTGVPDTKMGFVDVRDVAKAHILAGFTPSAKGRHITSAEVIPMLGAAKIIKENFGNKYSVPTGNLPKALVYVIGPFFGLSWGYTKNNIGQPLNLNNEFSKTDLGLTYRPLKDTFIDHVNQMESSGLL, from the coding sequence ATGAAATCTATCAATTCAGAATTACCCGTTGTTGTCACTGGAGGTTCAGGATACATCGCATCTTGGATCGTAAAATATTTGTTAGAAGATGGAAAGAAAGTGAGGGCGACGGTTCGTAGCCTCAAAGATATTTCTAAAATTGCTCACTTATTAGAGTTAAAAGAAAAGTATCAGGATCATTTGACTTTGTTCGAAGCAGATCTTCTGTTAGATGGAAGTTTTGACAAAGTCATTGAAGGTACCGAACTTGTGATCCATACGGCTTCTCCGTTTTTTGTTGCCGGTGTCAAAGATGCACAAAAACAATTGATTGATCCTGCTTTAAAGGGAACCAGAAACGTTCTAGAATCCTGTAATCGTATTTCGTCCGTTAAACGAGTAGTTTTAACTTCTAGTGTAGCGGCAATTCATGGGGACAATATTGATTCTTTACAAGTTCCGAACCAAACGTTTACAGAAGATCATTGGAATATAACAAGTAGTCTAAACCACCAACCTTATGCTTATTCCAAAACTTTGGCCGAAAAAGAAGCTTGGGAAATTCAGAAAAAACAAACACGTTGGGATTTAGTTGTGATCAATCCATCATTTGTGATGGGACCTTCGCTTTCCAAACGTATGGATGGAACCAGTGTTGAGTTTATGAAAAATATGTTGAAGGGAGTTTTTCGCACAGGTGTCCCGGATACAAAAATGGGATTTGTGGATGTTAGAGATGTTGCCAAGGCACATATCTTAGCAGGATTTACTCCAAGTGCTAAGGGAAGGCATATTACTTCGGCAGAGGTGATACCAATGTTAGGTGCTGCAAAAATCATTAAAGAAAATTTTGGAAACAAATATTCTGTTCCTACGGGAAATCTTCCAAAGGCACTTGTATATGTGATTGGTCCTTTTTTTGGATTATCTTGGGGTTATACAAAAAATAATATTGGCCAACCGTTGAACTTAAATAATGAGTTTAGCAAAACAGATCTAGGCTTAACCTATCGCCCGTTAAAAGATACATTTATTGATCATGTCAATCAAATGGAAAGTTCTGGATTGTTGTGA